The following DNA comes from Balaenoptera ricei isolate mBalRic1 chromosome 7, mBalRic1.hap2, whole genome shotgun sequence.
GGAGTTTCCTCTGCCCATATAGCTGACTTTAAAGTCTTCCTGAAGCCTGGATCCTGGCCAGACTTGGTCACAGGACTGTCCCCAGAGCCCTTCAGAGGCTCCCAAGGGCCCGTCTGCTGTAGCCTATGGGGAGCCACCCAGTGCCCCTTTGCCTCTGTTCACCCCGGCGGTGAGTACCCCCAGCCCTCACCACCCAGTGCCAGACACCCAGGGTCGACAGACAAACTTCCAGGAGAATGGGGTGCACGAAGGAGACCCAGGTGGATCTCCTACCACAGTCCAGATTGGGCACCATGATACAGGCTCTACCTGAGAGGAGAACGGGGACTGAGGTGGGGAACTCTAGGGCCCACAGATCCGCTGGATGGAGCATCTGAAAACTGCCTGCACCAGAGCCCTCCTGTGGGCGAAGGAGAGAAGGCTGGGGATAAGTCAGTCCCAGGGACTGATGGAACAGAGAGGAACTAGATGATCCAATAAGGAGGAAACAGGGCTGAGCTGAGGACAGAACACAGGCTCCCCGGCTCCGGCTCCCGAACTTGTTCTTTACACGTCATCCCACACACACTGTTTAGACAGAGTAGCGAAGAAGAAACACAGACATCCTGGATCCTGCAGGGAGGAGGCCAGGGCTGGGAACAGAAGGAGGTCTGTTTATTCCTGGCAATCCAATATCGGAGGGGGCCCACTCCCACTTCTGTCAAGGCCCCAGGCTGAACTCTCCCAGAGCCTCTGACTTCTGCACCACCAGATACCACGGGGCTGAGAGCCGTCCACTGGAACGCATCCTCCTCCCACGCACCAGCTCCCTTGAGGCTGGGTTTGAGGCTGGGTGCTTTCCTCTTCCCAGTTTTTGTCCCAACAGAGGTCCTTCTCTCCAGGACTCCTGACTGCTGTGCAGGGTTGGCAGAGCTAGACCTCTCAGGCCTCCAGCCTTTCAGGCCCAGGTCTACCCGAGAGAGCACAGAAGACCCCTTGCTCCGTCTACAAGGAGGTTtttcctaatgtctaaactccaGCTTTCTTGCTGCAGTTTTAGCCTGTTCCCTCCCATTCAGGCCTCAAGAGAGTATAACTGCTTGTCTCCCTCACCCCAAAGCCTCACTTGACACAAGCTGGAAATTGGGACTTCCTAGCCTTGAACTTGCCCTTCCTCTCACTCTGCCTAGTTTCTTGTGTTTCCCTGTGGAGTGAAAGTGTCATTCCCCTCTTGCTTTTCACAGGCTCTCTATCAGCCTTTCTCAATGGAATTCTCAGAGGGGACAGGTGGCTGGAGGGAAGGGACGTGCAGAGAAGGCCAGAAATCCCTTTCATTGAGTgcttctgtgccaagcactgaccCAAGTCCTtacaacacattttctttttttttttctttttttggctgcaccgcgcagcatgcaggatcccaACGGCGAGGGAtccaacctgtgccccctgcagtggaagcgcagagtcttaaccactagactgccaaaGTCCCCCACACATTTTCTCATATAGTCTCACAATAGGTGAATACAATATgagccccattttgcagatgaggaaattaaggtaaGAGAACTTTAATAATTTACTCAAGTTTACACAGCCAAAAAGATAGGATCCAAAAAGGATTctgagatttaaacccaggctTTCGGATTCCAGCACTGGCTCATGCCTCTTAGTCATcatggaggagggaagaagggaatcaCTTGTTGAGAACCCTCCCCCGTTAGGTGTCAGGTACTGGGATGTATGCAGTTACATGTTATCCCATGGTATTCCCCACAACAACACTGACAGGTGGTTTTccttgtttccattttacaggtgagaaaattgaggcccagaggtaGCTTGCCCCAAGTCACACCCCCAGAGCTATTTGTGCCTCATAGCCCAGAACGTGACTCACAAAGTAGTTGAGAAAAGTGTGGAATGACCCCAGATTCTGGAAGGCAAGCCTGGCTTTATAAGCTGAAATTCCCTACCAGGTGATAGGAAGGGTGGGCAGTGAAGATTCTCATATTCCAAacatcccccccaccaccaccaccatcagacACACACCACTATGCGGACTGGCAGAATTACAGAGGTGAACGCGCTGTCGGCTGGCCACTCCAGGGGTTTAAGGctcataaaatgtaaatatatgagCTGGGAAGTGGGGAAGGTAGACTAAATCATTATTGTTCACTAGCTGGAATGCATTTCTCAGATTAGCTAAGCAGTAGCAGGCCAGAGGGCTCCAAGCTGGGTGACCTGCCTTCTTGGTGGCAAGCTATGGCCAGTGGCTGGAGAGGGGGCCACTGGTACAGGAGGGTAAGGAGGGGGCACTggagaaaggggaggaaggccTCCCAGTACTGCAGCTCAGGGTGTGCCAGGTCCCACCCCCCAGAGGCGGGGCCAGGCTGATCCCCGCCAGCCTCAGCTCCATCCCTCCAGGAACCCAGGcgagggcagagccagggcagTGGAGAGCCGGGGCCCTGCTGTCCCCGCACAGTGGAGGTACCATGCCCTCACTGGTCAGGACACCAGACATCGCCAGAAGCCCTGCAGTGCTGGCTGCGGCAACTCCCTGACACTCAGAGGAAAGCCCAGGCTGGGGGAGCAACACCTGTCCCCCACAGCCATGTGAGTAGCTacccccctctcccccttccccacccggCCCCTGGGGCCACACCTGGAGACCTCGGCCCCAGATCCTGAAGAGGCCATTGCACCCAGCCCGAGCCACCAGAGCCTCCGGGTTGTGCGGGTCACACAACCAGCATACCCATAAGACTGCTGGGAAGTCGCCCTGGCGTCTGACCCTGCCTTTCTCGCTGCTCTGTTGGAGGTAGGGTGGGAGACTCACTCCAGCGAAGAGCTGGGAGCTCCAGCCCATGACTCCAGAGTACAGTTTTGAAGTAACGGACTCTGAGGTCTCCTGGGGTTTAATAAAGTTGACAGTGCAGAGATGAAGGGGAACAGAAACTGGAGGCCCGCTGGAGAGGCAAAGATGTTCCCAGCGGACGGCACTGGGGGAGgttgaggaagaagaaacagaagctgAGGGTAAAGGGGTGCAGCAGCTTGGGGGACCTGAGGGGAGCTGGGGATAGAAGGCACAACATCTCCTGCGCTCAGGGTGGCCATGGGGCCCTCTGATCCTCTGACCCAGGGGAGGGGGCAAGTAGGAATCCTTTCCTTCTTGACTTTAATCCTAGCAACAGCGGCTGCTCCCCTTGACAGAAGCAGGAGTTCCCACAGGGCCCAggacccctcccctgtcccccatcCCTATGATGTGGCAGTGGGGACAGGGCATGGGAGGACTGGGACAGGCCAGAGCCACAGAGAGGCCAGGCCCTGCCCAGcggctcctcctccctctctgggcTCGCTTCAGCCCTCTGCCGCTGGCATCTGCACATTCACTGCCAACCCTCCCCCCCTCCCAGCaactcctcccctcctccagttCCCAGGAAAGGCCCTGTTGCTAGAGTGGTAGGGACGCGTCAAGTTTATGGGCTGGAAGTCCTACCCGGAGGCTGCTCACTGAGGTGTAACTGGTGACAAGGCGGATGGAGGGGAGCTGCAAGGGACCGGGCAACCCCTTGCTGCCACCCATTGCCCTGGCCTCGTCACTAACTCAGTGAGCCCTGCCTCAGGGTGACTTCTGCCCCTACCTCCACCCCGAATCCTTAGCAACCTACCACCTCTTAATGCTCGGGTGCCGACCAGCCTGCGAGCATCTGAAGACAGGGACCACCCTCCTTCGTTTAGCACCCACCCCAAGTCCCTTGTCCCGGCTCTGGCCCCAGCCCGAAGGAGGCCATCACCTGTTGACTGGCCAGAGGACCACTACACAACCAGCCAGACCCTATCCTATCCTTTCAGCTAATTTGTTAGAGGCCTCACCTGGTGGAGGCAGGGATGGTCAAGCTGCTTTGGGGATGGGTGGGTCCACTTTTCAGCCTAAACAgaggcataaacacagctgcCCAGAGAGGACCAGACAGATAACAGAAATGGGCGAAGGGCTGGGCGGGGACTGTGGGAGCTGTCTGAAGGCAGCCGCCCCTCGACTCCAGCTGGCTGCTACCCTACAGGCAggacctgattttttttaagccaaaaatatgaatgtttatgtaaattttaattgGCAATTCATTGGGGGAAAAATGTGTATCAGCAAGCAGGATATGGCCCCCAGTCTGTTGGTCTGCAACCTCTGGATTAATGTGCAGCCTTGCCGGGAGGACAGTGACCTGCGGCCCCACCCTAACTCCCGTCGCCCCATCTTCCATCTAGGCATGCCCGCTGCTGCTCCAGGCCTCCCCCGTCCCCAGGCCCAAGATGACACCCAACAGCACCAGGGAGATGCCCAGCCCCATTCCCGCAGGGGCCCTGGGGCTCTACCTGGCCCTGGCAAGCCTCATCGTCACTGCCAACATGTTCCTGGCCCTGGGCATCGCCAGGGACCACCGCCTGCGCAGCCCACCCGCTGGCTGCTTCTTCCTGAGCCTGCTGCTGGCCGGGCTGCTCACCGGGCTGGCGCTGCCCGCGCTGCCAGGCCTGTGGAACCAGAGCCGCCGGGGCTACTGGTCCTGCCTCTTCCTCTACTTGGCTCCcaatttctccttcctctccctgcttGCCAACCTCCTGCTGGTGCACGGGGAGCGCTACATGGCAGTGCTGCGGCCTCTGCGGCCCCACGGGAGCACCCGGATGGCCCTGCTCCTCACCTGGGCTGGCCCCCTGCTCTTTGCCAGcctgcctgccctgggctggAACCACTGGGCCCCTGGGGCCAACTGCAGCTCCCAGGCTGTCTTCCCAGCCCCCTACCTCTACCTCGAAGTCTATGGGCTCCTGCTGCCCGCTGTGGGCGCTGCCGCCCTCCTCTCGGTCCGCGTGCTGGCCACCGCCCGCCGTCAGCTGCAGGACATCCGCCGGCTGGAGCGGGCCGTGTGCCGCGGCGCGCCCTCGGCCCTGGCCCGCGCCCTCACCTGGCGGCAGGCCAGGGCACAGGCTGGAGCCACGCTGCTCTTCGGGCTGTGCTGGGGGCCCTACGTGGCCACCCTGCTCCTCTCCGTCCTGGCCTATGAGCAGCGCCCGCCGCTGGGGCCTGGAACTCTGCTGTCCCTCATCTCCCTGGGCAGCGCCAGTGCGGCGGCCGTGCCCGTGGCCATGGGGCTGGGTGATCAGCGCTACACGGCCCCCTGGAGGGCGGCCGCCCAGAGGTGGCTCCAGGTGCTGCGGGGAAGACCCCAGGGCAGTCCTGGACCCAGCCCCGCCTACCACACCAGCAACCAAAGCAGCATGGACCTCGACTTGAACTAGAGGAAGGGCCTCTGCTCCTTCCTACTAGAAGCATCCATCCATCTTGGCCACCAAGCCCATCTCCACTTACCCCCACACCTCTGGATCAGAGACCCTGCCCCTATATGACCCCACCCTGACTGAATAAAGCTCCCCTGGCTCCCAGCTTATGGTTATCTCATTCCATATCTTAGCAAGGGAGGGACAGGGGAGCAGCTGCAGAAAGAACCTAGAGGATCCAGGGAGATTCCAGTTCCAGACAGGCAGGCAGCTGTAGGTGAGGCTGCTGCTGCCTGAGGGGTGAGCTGAGGCACCTTGAGACCCAGCAGGTGTGGCAGGGAGCCTCACCCTGACACGCCCCCCACCGGTTCCTCCTCATGTCCGGCCACCACAAAATCCACACAGACATGTCTCTgggaagtatattttatttacatttttaaaatctgttaactaatatctcttcctcctttccacccCCAGAGACTTGGGAAGGGAAAGAACGGGAACTTCAAAGACCTACTCCCCACATACAAATACCCCCATGGTTCACACCAGCAAaggaagtgaaagagaaagaggtcTGAACCTCCCTCTGAAGGGCCTGCCAGGTCTGGGCGAGGACTACGAGGAACAGGGCGGGAAGGAGGGGCCCAAGAGGTGGGTCTCttaagagaagaaagggacagagaggggGCAAGTCAGTCTGAAGTGGTTGGAAAGTGAGTCCGAGGCCcgtcccctcctcttccctcctacCCTACCGCCTCTGCTGATGGGGGTCTCTCTGTGCCCCCTCCACACCAGACACAAAGCAGAGGCTGCAGCCGTTAGCGGTCAGGCCTCTGGACACAAAATACTTTTGCTTTGTGGTCTCCTGACGTGGTCACCACCAGGGAGGCATCTCTGTGGACAGAAGACCCAGCTGGGAGGGACTGGAAGACCTCAGGCCCACCCCAGGCCCACCACCCAGGGGCCCTCTGGGGGCCTCCTCCAGCTCATCCTCAACTCCAGACCCCTAGTGCCTGGCGCTGGGCCGACCCACACCCAGTGAACACGCCTGAAGCCAGCAACCAGCAAGGGGATCAGAGGAGAGCTGCCCGCATGGGGGAAGGGGTCCCAGCCCCTGCGCCCGGGGGATGAGATGTGAGGCCGCACCGTCAACAGAAGACGACTCCCGCAGGCCTGCCAGCACTCCTGCCTCACAGGCAGGCCCAGGCCTTGGGGCCCAGCTGCCCTTGGGCATCGCCCCCTGCACCCTAAAGACCCTGTGACCCCCCCCATGTGCTATTCCCACCTTCCAAATACACAGAGACCCCAGCCCTTGCCCAATTCACTCACTTGCTGAGAGCAAAGTCCAGGATCTCGGCCGTGTGGCCCCGGTAGTCAGTAAGCAGGCGGCCGGTCCGAGCATCCCAGAGGCGCACAATGCCGTCCAGGCTGCAAGTGTAAACCACGGCGGTGCCCGCCTCCCACAGCAGCTGCACGATGCCCGACTGCAGCAGGGTACGGCAGAAGCGGGTGCGGTCAGGGGCGGGAGAGCCGACAGGCATCTGCTCCCAACTctcaaggaaggagggagggaccaTGGGCCATAGGGAAGGACCAGACAGGAGCCAGGTATGGGGCAGACGCTCCCAGAGACCTGGGATTCTCATGGCCATGGCCATGGCTCCAGGCTGCCTGTACCTGGTGCTGACACTGGTGCCTGAGGGTCTGCGTAGACAGGTCATAGATGGCCAAGGTCCCATCCAGGTAGCCGACAGCTGCCAGAGGCATCCTGGGCAGAGGAGAGTATCACGACAGCTCGTGGAGGGACCTGGACTTGGGGCCCTTTGGTCCTCCCTggtcccccagcccaggccccctcccccaagccccctgCTCTTGTGTCAGGCTGAGACCCCGCTCACACTCACACACTGCAAAAGCCCAAGGACTCCACGGAGTTGGACTCgctctcctccccttctcccagaTTGGGCTGGGAGGCCACGGTCTCGGGTCTGAAAACGCCCACCACCTATGAGCCAGGGGAGAGGATCAGAGAAGAGCCTGGAAACATGGTCCTCTATTAAGAGAAGAAAGGCAGTGGGGCAAGAAGGCTGGGTGAAGAataagagaggaaggggaggagacacGGAAAGTGGAGGGCCCCAGAGCCAGACTCCAGGTCCCACTCACCTTGCCGGTGGTGGCACTGACCAGCTTGGCCTGGCAGTCCACAGAGCCAGTTAGGATCAGGCTGCCATCCTGGTTGGTGGCAACACAGGTCAGAGGGCCTTGGTGACCCTCGGTCCCTAGAATGAAGTAGAGGAATAAGTCAGATTTCATCCTGTCCCAGGTCTCAGCCCCTGCCCCACAAAGGCCTAGGTTAACACTTTCCCCACCTCAGATACCTTTTAGTACATGGATAGAGTTTCCCTGCTTCAGGTCCCAAACCCGGATGGTGCCATCTTCATAGCCGACCACAGCTCGCTTCCCTAAAGGGCCAGAAATGGAGATGAAGAGAGAAGAACAGATAGCACACTCAGACATAtcagcaggggagggaggggatgggggcaaGGAAGTGAGGGAACACACAGTGCCCCAGGGAAGACCCAGTTCCGGGTGGAAAGGGGGAGCTGTCTGCTCTGGGGCCTGGGAGGTCAGTGCTCCCGAGAGCAGGCCTCAGAGTTTGCTGGCGGTGGCCCAGGAGGGAGCCAGGGAGACGCGTAACTCTGGTCCCCACCTCTCTGCACTCAGGAAAGCTGCTCTCACCATCAGGGAGGACTCGGCCACAGGTGGCTGGGCAGTTGGGGCCCTGGAAGGTCTTGCAGTCACCATTCGGGACCTTCCACATCCAGGTGTTGCCGTCAGCCGTGCCCGCCAGTAGGACAGGTGCCCGAGAGTGCCACTCCATCCACTGGGCAGAGACAAAGGCTCAACAGGGAGGCCCCTCACCCCATCTCACCTAGGAGTCTGCCCCATGAGCTCTGCCAAGCTTTCCCCACTTCTGAGTCAGCAGGGACATCCCAGGGAATGGGCCTATACATTCTTGCTGTACTCTGGGAGTGTACTGGCTCAGAGCTGGCTTGGTCTGCTCAAGGTGGCACGGACCCCCCCAAGGTCTCACCCCTCCCCCGGCCCTCAGAGTTGAATCCCACTCTGATGATCTCACCTCCAGATCTCCTGCTTCAAAAGACCAGACCTCCTCCTTGGTGTCCACCTGCCACACTTTTAAGAGGCCACTCATGTCCCCTGTGGCCACTAGGGTAGAGTCGTGGCTGAAACCAGCACAAGTCACAGAGTCTTTATGGCCTGCAAAAAAGAgtgggcagaaagagaaaagaacatcAGGGTAcctggtgctggggacacaggaccCAGGTATCTGGCCCCCAGAAAGGACCAGCTGGGAAAAAAAAGGATAGGTCCCAGCAGAACAGGTAACCAAACTCAGAGCTGCTCCAGGAGCCAACATCCCCATGTCTCCCCAGGGGAGACACTGCTGGCCCCCCACTCAACCCAGGCCTATGTCTTCCCCATTCTGTCCACTCCACATCTCTGTCTGAAATACTCAcagcctccttcctgccccaATTCTCCTTCACTAGTGTCACCTCCTCCCAGGCCTTTCCCTGACTCCCTCAGCCAATCAGTGCCTTCCTCTCCCATGCCCACAACAGACCATGATATTCTTTGGAGCCCTCAGGCCAAGTATAGAGCTGGCAAAACGGGAGTCAATAAATGGCTATTGGATGCACAACCACTGCAGGCCAGCCCCCTAAGACCTCAAAAGGGGCAGGACCTCACCCAGGCCCACTCACCTGCACACTCAAAGAGCAGTTCCCCATCGCTGAGCCTCCACACAAAGGCTTTGTCATCTTCGCCCCCTGTCACTGCCAAGGTGTTGGTCTTGGGGTCCAGGCTCACACAAAACACAGATGCTGTCCCAAGAGATACTCCATGAGTAAGGAGACGGGGCTCCCACCTAGGGTTCTGTCCTTCGGGACCTTTGGGAAGCCCACCCCCTTCCACCCAAAGTAACACGTCTTTCCTCCTGGAAAAGAAGGGTGCATCCAAGTTCTTCTAAGTTTCAAGCATCAGGTTGTTGGAGAAATCCCTCCCCAAGCTTGCCGAACTCTAAGtccttctccaggagagatcCCCCTTCGGTGCTGTT
Coding sequences within:
- the AAMP gene encoding angio-associated migratory cell protein isoform X2, with product MESESESGATADTPPLETLSFHGDEEIIEVVELDPGPPDPDDLAQEMEDVDFEEEEEEEGNEEGWVLEPQEGVVGSMEGPDDSEVTFALHSASVFCVSLDPKTNTLAVTGGEDDKAFVWRLSDGELLFECAGHKDSVTCAGFSHDSTLVATGDMSGLLKVWQVDTKEEVWSFEAGDLEWMEWHSRAPVLLAGTADGNTWMWKVPNGDCKTFQGPNCPATCGRVLPDGKRAVVGYEDGTIRVWDLKQGNSIHVLKGTEGHQGPLTCVATNQDGSLILTGSVDCQAKLVSATTGKVVGVFRPETVASQPNLGEGEESESNSVESLGFCSVMPLAAVGYLDGTLAIYDLSTQTLRHQCQHQSGIVQLLWEAGTAVVYTCSLDGIVRLWDARTGRLLTDYRGHTAEILDFALSKDASLVVTTSGDHKAKVFCVQRPDR
- the AAMP gene encoding angio-associated migratory cell protein isoform X1, with protein sequence MESESESGATADTPPLETLSFHGDEEIIEVVELDPGPPDPADDLAQEMEDVDFEEEEEEEGNEEGWVLEPQEGVVGSMEGPDDSEVTFALHSASVFCVSLDPKTNTLAVTGGEDDKAFVWRLSDGELLFECAGHKDSVTCAGFSHDSTLVATGDMSGLLKVWQVDTKEEVWSFEAGDLEWMEWHSRAPVLLAGTADGNTWMWKVPNGDCKTFQGPNCPATCGRVLPDGKRAVVGYEDGTIRVWDLKQGNSIHVLKGTEGHQGPLTCVATNQDGSLILTGSVDCQAKLVSATTGKVVGVFRPETVASQPNLGEGEESESNSVESLGFCSVMPLAAVGYLDGTLAIYDLSTQTLRHQCQHQSGIVQLLWEAGTAVVYTCSLDGIVRLWDARTGRLLTDYRGHTAEILDFALSKDASLVVTTSGDHKAKVFCVQRPDR
- the GPBAR1 gene encoding G-protein coupled bile acid receptor 1 — encoded protein: MTPNSTREMPSPIPAGALGLYLALASLIVTANMFLALGIARDHRLRSPPAGCFFLSLLLAGLLTGLALPALPGLWNQSRRGYWSCLFLYLAPNFSFLSLLANLLLVHGERYMAVLRPLRPHGSTRMALLLTWAGPLLFASLPALGWNHWAPGANCSSQAVFPAPYLYLEVYGLLLPAVGAAALLSVRVLATARRQLQDIRRLERAVCRGAPSALARALTWRQARAQAGATLLFGLCWGPYVATLLLSVLAYEQRPPLGPGTLLSLISLGSASAAAVPVAMGLGDQRYTAPWRAAAQRWLQVLRGRPQGSPGPSPAYHTSNQSSMDLDLN